Proteins from a genomic interval of Actinomycetota bacterium:
- a CDS encoding DEAD/DEAH box helicase: MIRQQNFEPKTKALEHQIEAIDYIAKTPTVALFDEQGLGKSKIIIDAMAQSMKAGDIEGVLVIAPMSLLYIWEAEVAKHSFLLPVVLKGSKREKKYRFLTGANFYITNYEAVVAEYERFRRFCKSRKVAIVLDESARIKDPSTKTAQALFDLANFSVKRVIATGTPVANKPQDLWAQYFFLDNGQLLGDNFNDFKSKTNEKLTGYVEELEQIKGLIKANSIRRRKDDVLELPERIFRNIYVDLEDEQKNIYETCSRELLVEMSNLDGRVIIDQIDNILKKLLRLTQIASNPWLLDKNYEETPAKFKQLDRLIVETLSNHEKLIVWSCFVDNIKVLSSRYKSYKPLIIYGQVSVEDRALIVSKFQESEKNRILIANPAAAREGFTLTRANTAIYLDRNFSLVDYLQSQDRIYRIGQTKPCTVYKLLARNTLDEYIDLVIDLKSRIAGFLQSDKEGLGHDTLDLLLNKKELLRALGG; encoded by the coding sequence GTGATAAGACAACAAAATTTTGAGCCAAAAACTAAAGCTCTTGAGCATCAAATAGAGGCTATCGACTATATAGCTAAGACACCAACAGTTGCCTTATTTGATGAGCAAGGCCTTGGAAAATCTAAAATTATCATTGATGCGATGGCTCAGTCTATGAAAGCTGGAGATATTGAAGGCGTTCTAGTTATCGCACCAATGTCTTTGCTTTACATATGGGAGGCTGAAGTTGCCAAGCATTCATTCTTGCTGCCAGTTGTTTTAAAAGGCAGTAAGCGCGAGAAAAAATATCGCTTCTTAACCGGTGCTAATTTTTATATTACTAACTACGAAGCGGTTGTTGCTGAGTATGAGCGCTTTAGAAGATTCTGTAAAAGCCGAAAAGTAGCTATTGTATTGGACGAATCAGCAAGGATAAAAGACCCCTCAACAAAGACTGCTCAGGCACTTTTTGATCTCGCTAATTTCTCGGTTAAGCGAGTTATTGCAACCGGTACACCTGTCGCAAACAAGCCTCAAGACCTATGGGCGCAGTATTTCTTTTTAGATAATGGTCAACTGCTCGGCGATAATTTCAATGATTTTAAATCAAAGACGAATGAAAAACTTACAGGTTATGTTGAAGAGTTAGAACAAATTAAGGGATTAATAAAAGCCAATTCCATAAGGCGGCGAAAGGATGATGTGCTTGAGCTGCCAGAGCGAATATTCAGGAATATATATGTAGACTTAGAAGATGAACAAAAAAATATTTATGAAACCTGTAGTCGGGAACTCTTAGTTGAGATGAGCAATTTAGATGGACGAGTAATCATTGACCAAATAGATAATATCCTAAAGAAATTACTACGGCTAACTCAAATCGCCAGCAATCCATGGTTACTTGATAAAAACTACGAAGAAACCCCTGCAAAATTCAAGCAACTTGATAGGTTAATTGTAGAAACTCTATCAAATCATGAGAAATTGATCGTTTGGTCGTGTTTTGTTGATAATATAAAAGTATTGTCAAGCCGTTATAAATCATACAAACCTCTTATTATCTATGGGCAGGTTTCAGTAGAAGACCGCGCACTTATTGTGTCGAAGTTTCAGGAAAGTGAGAAGAACAGAATTCTTATAGCGAACCCAGCGGCGGCAAGGGAGGGCTTTACTTTAACGAGAGCCAATACCGCAATTTACCTAGATAGAAATTTTAGTTTAGTTGATTATCTACAGTCACAGGATCGGATTTATAGAATTGGGCAAACGAAACCTTGTACTGTTTATAAGCTTCTTGCACGGAATACATTAGATGAGTATATCGACCTAGTGATTGATCTTAAATCCAGGATTGCAGGTTTTCTGCAGTCGGACAAAGAAGGGTTAGGGCACGACACACTTGACCTGCTACTCAACAAGAAAGAATTGCTAAGAGCGCTTGGAGGATAA